The Natronoarchaeum mannanilyticum nucleotide sequence CTCGACCGGGAGGCGTTCCGCGAGCTCGACGCCGCGATGACGGTCGTCGAGGGGTACGCCGAGCTGCTGATGGACCACGCGTTCGACGACGAGTACGCCGACCTCCGGGCGAAGCTCGACGCCCGGCGGCGGGGCCGGGGCCCGATCGCCCAGTTCGTCCGGCGCGCGCTCGGCCTCGGGATGAAGCGGCGACAGTACGAGCGCGGGAAGGCGTTCTTCGAGCGCGTGGCCGACCTGCGCGGCGTCGAGGCGGCCAACGCCGTCTGGACGTCGCCGGACAACCTGCCGACTGACGCCGAACTCGACAACCCGGACGCGTGGGTGCGACGGGTCGATCCCTGAGGGGCCGTCCGGCGACCGCCGAGCGATTTTGAGGGTGACGCCGGTTACAGTCCGAACGCCCAGCGGAAGTACAGTACGAGCGCCAGCCCGACCAGCACGCCGCCCAGCGTCGACAGCGCGACGACGAGCAGCGAGGCCTTCGCCTGCAGTGCGACCGTCGCCCCCGAGATGGCGACCAGGGCGACGAACGCGATCGCGAGCGGTCGGTAGCCTCGGCCGGAAGTCGCCTCCTCGCGCGTCGGTCCGACCACGGTTAGAGCCTCCGCGGCGCGCTGACGTGCATCGCGACGAACGCCCACTCGCCGTCCTCGCGTTCTAACGTGGCGCTCCATCGGGTGTCGAACGTCCAGCGCTGTCCCGTCTCGGTGTCGGTCCAAGCCAGGGCGACCTCGTCGCCGAACCACGCGAACTCCTCGCGCTCGGTGACGTCGAGGCCGGTCGACTCGACGTGCCAGTCGTCGGTCGTCCGCGTCTGCTCGCGGAGCGCGGCCGCGATCTCGTCGGCGCCGAACAGCGACTCGCCGACGCCGAACTTGACGGTCGCGTCCTCCGAGAAGTACGGGACGAGCGGGTCGCCCCGCTCCAGAGCCTCGTAGTACTCGCGGACGGTCTCCTCGGCGGTCATGCGAAACACAACGTCGAGGGGTGGCTTGAAACCGCCGAATCGGGGCGGACGAAGGCGCCGCCGTGGATCGACCGCGGGGGCGCTGTCCGCCGCGGGACGCACTCAGTAAAAGCCCTTGCCGACCTCGTCGCTCTCGACGACGTCCTCGAACTCGGCTTCGAGCAGTTCCTCGGCCTCCTCGAACGTCGTCGAGAGCCCATCTAACTGGTCCGGACGATCGTACTGGTCGTACTCCATCGGCCCGAACGCCGGACTGTCCAGCGCCTCCATGACGTCGTCGAACAGGTCGCCCGGCGTCGTCGGCGCGTCGGCGTGCGCCTTGATGACCTCCTCGAGGTGGCGAGCCTTCTCCTCGGCGTCGTCCTCGTCTTCGGGCGCCTGCTGGACGGCGAAGCGGCTCGCCTCCGATTGTTCCGGGAGGTACGATCCGATCTCGTCGTCGAGGCTGCGCGCGACGCGCGCGCCGACGCCCTTCACCTCGAAGGGGTTCTTCGCGTACGTTTTGAGCTGGTAGACGCCGGCGGCGGGGTGGCCGACGTACAGGTCCTCGCCGACGCCGTTCGCGCGGTCGCCCGCGACGGCGCGCCAGCCGTCCGGATCGACGTTCGAGTCGACGACGTCCTCGACGATGTCCTGCCAGTCGCGTACCCGCATGGTCGCGGGGAACTTGGGCCGTAGACAAATTCAACGTACCGGTTCCCAGGACGACGTCAGTCCTCGCCGGGCCGTCGCTCCAGAATCGATACCCCGAAGAAGATGACGTAGAACACGAGGAGCGCGACCAGGAGGACAAACGCTGGCCCGCTGCCGGGGAGCGCCAGCGCGATTAGTAGCAATTGAAGCACGATGATCGCATTGAGCCGTCGACGGATACCAGCGTCGACCATATCGACGAGACGCAGCGTGGATAATTCATTGTTTCGCGACACGAATCGTATCCCGGATCGTCGGCGTTTCCGTCGACGGTGCTTATTTGGCAATTCGCTGGGAGTATGTGATATGAGCGACGCCGAGGCCGGATCGAACGACGACAGGTTGATCGGGTCCCGAGCGGGCAACGCCGCGCTCGGGATCGCGTATCTCCTGATCGGCGTCGGACTCGCCTACAGTCTCGCGGTGAACTCGATCGATCTGTTCGGCGCCGTCCTCGTCGGTATCATCGGACTGGTCGCGCTCTCCCTGGCGATCCTCGTCCGGCGGGAGGGGCTGTTCGCCCCCGAGAACAAGCTCATCGGGATCTTCGTGCTGTTGGCGATGGCGCTGCTGTTCGGGCTCTCCGAACTGACCGAACTTCCCTCGGAGATCGTGTTCGGCGTCGTCTTCGCGGTCGGTGTCGTCGTCCCGCACCTGCTGCTGGAGTACACCGAGTACGGAACGGCGAAGTAAACGGTCGAAAATCGTCGACGCCGAACCGCGTTTACAGCTCCAGCCCGCGAATCGCGACGCCGTCGCCCTCCTGCACGTCGCCGATGACCCGCCCGTCCGTGGCGTCCGCCAGTGCGTCCGCCCGATCCGCGGGAACCGCCGCGACAAAGCCGGTGCCCATGTTGAACGTGCGGTGCATCTCCTCGTCGGCGACGTTGCCCTCCCGCTGGACGAACTCGAAGACGTCCTGAGCGGGCAGCGGGTCGGTGATCTCGTAGCGGTGCTCGCCGAGCCGTTCGAGGTTGGTCCAGCCGCCGCCGGTGACGTGGGCCGCGGCGCGGACGCCGTGCTCGCGCATCGGTTCGAGCAAGTAGGTGTAGAGCCGCGTCGGCTCCAGCAGCTCCTCGCCGATCGAGCGGTCGGGATTCGGCGGGAACGGATCGTCGTACTCGTGGTCGCGCGTGACGGCTTCCCGGGCCAGCGTCAGCCCGTTCGAGTGGATGCCGCTGGAGGGAAAGCCGACCAGCGCGTCGCCCGGCCGGGCCTCGCCGTCGAACGTGGCGTCCTTGGGGGAGAGGCCGGCGCAGGTCCCCGCCAGGTCCAGCCCGTCGATCACGTCGGGCATCACGGCCGTCTCGCCGCCCAGCAGCGCGAGGCCGGCTTCCTCGGCGCCCGCCGAGAGACCGTCGCCGACCTGCTCGGAGAACTCCTCGCTGGGCTCCTCGACAGCGAGGTAGTCGACGAACGCGACCGGCTCGACGCCGGCGGCGACGAGATCGTTTGCGTTCATCGCGATGCAGTCGATGCCGACCGTCGAGTAGTCGCCCAGCGCCTCGGCGACGAGCAGTTTCGTCCCGACGCCGTCGGTCGCCAGCCCCAGGAAGCGATCGCCGATGTCCAGCAGTCCGGCGTACTCCGTGTCGACCACGTTGCCGACGGCGTCCAGCAGCGCCGCCGTCGCCGCTTCGCTCTCCTCGATGTCGACGCCCGCCTCCGAGTAGGTGAGGCGGTCCTCGTCGTCACTCATACCGAGAGAGCGCACCGCTGCCGGCAAAAGCCCACCGGTATGGGCGGGCCGACCGGCGGCGTCCGCCTGCGTTCCGTCCGCCGTGGAGACGCGCTCGGCCGAACACGTTCGGGGGAAGCCCGAGGGCGGCGTCGACCCAACTCACGGGTGCATGACAAGGATCGACGCCCGCGAGATTCCGCCGGTACAGCGCCACGACAAGATCCACGAGGCCTTCCACGACCTGGAGAGCGGCGAGACGCTCACGATCGTCAACGACCACGAGCCCAAGCCGCTGTTCTACGAGATGCAGGCCGAGATCGATGCGTTCGACGCCGACAACTACGAGGTCGAGCAGCGCGCGCCCGAGGAGTTCGTCGCGAAGTTCCCCAAGAAATAATGGTGTCGCTCCAGTCGCTCGACGACCTGGAAGGCGAACCGCACGCCGAACTGTTCCCCGGCGAGGAGCCCCAGACGATCCGGCTCTCGCTCGACGAAGGCGAGGAGATCGCGCCCCACCAGCATCCGGACCGTCAGATCGTGTTTCACCAGCTGTCGGGCGCCGTCGACGTGACGCTGGGCGAGGAAACGTACGAACTCTCGCCGGGCGACGTCGCCCGGTTCGACGGCGACCAGTACGTCTCGCCGAAGGCCAGAAGCGACAGCGAGGCGCTGCTCGTGCTCGCGCCTCGCGAGGAATAGCGCGTCGAAAAACGGGACGTCTCGGCGGCTTCTTTTCGACGACTCGGACGTCAGTCGACTCCGGACACCGTCAGTCGTCGTCGGACGTCGCGGCCGTCGCCCGGTCGCCCTCGCCCAGGACGCCGTCGACGTACTCAGCGACGTGGTCCTTGCTCGCCAGTCCGACGCTGATGCCGATCGCCAGCGCGAAGGCGAGCGCGATGCCGAGCGTCGCGGCCTCGACCACGACGAGGACGATTCCCGTGTGGAGTCCGAGCAGGTCGAGCACGATCACGCCGGCCACGAGGTACAGCGCGGCCTGCACGATCCCGCCGACGGCGGGTTCGGCCGCGGTGCCCTCCACGGGCTCCCACCGCGCGGCGCGGTTCCCGACCGCCGTCGCGACGATCGACGCCAGCGCGAGCAGGCCGAGTCCGACCACGACGAACGTGGCGTAGAACAGCAGGTCGGACGCCAGCTGGCTGATTAGCCCGATACGAAGGATCGTGAGCGCGAGCGCGCCGCCGACGACGTAGCCGTAGAGTTCGAGAACCGTCTCGGTTCCGTCGCGCAAGTCGCCCGTTCCCTCGCCGCCGGTGGCGCCCAGCGGCGTCGTTTCGAGTCGGCCGAAGACGCCGAGGCGGGCGATCGCGTCCGTCGCCTTCTCGGCCAGCTTCGGGGCGACGTACGCCACTACGCCCAGAACGATCGCTGCCCCGATCAGCTGGGGCAGGAGGTCGATGCCGGTCAGAATCGTCTGTCGCAGCGTCGTCTCGAGGTTGTCGATGATTACACTCATTGTAGTTCTCCTCTGGGGGGTTCGTCTCGAAATCAAACTAACGGCAAATAGTATTTACTATATATTCTGAAGCATCGGTGGCGAAAGATTCGGGGGATTTGAGCTCGATCGGCGTCGAGCCGGAGAGGACTACTCCTCGTCGGACTCCTGAAACAGCGCGGCGAAGATGCGGTTTTCGGCGGTTCGGAGGTGCTGGGAGAACGT carries:
- a CDS encoding cupin domain-containing protein; translated protein: MVSLQSLDDLEGEPHAELFPGEEPQTIRLSLDEGEEIAPHQHPDRQIVFHQLSGAVDVTLGEETYELSPGDVARFDGDQYVSPKARSDSEALLVLAPREE
- a CDS encoding nuclear transport factor 2 family protein, with product MTAEETVREYYEALERGDPLVPYFSEDATVKFGVGESLFGADEIAAALREQTRTTDDWHVESTGLDVTEREEFAWFGDEVALAWTDTETGQRWTFDTRWSATLEREDGEWAFVAMHVSAPRRL
- the purM gene encoding phosphoribosylformylglycinamidine cyclo-ligase translates to MSDDEDRLTYSEAGVDIEESEAATAALLDAVGNVVDTEYAGLLDIGDRFLGLATDGVGTKLLVAEALGDYSTVGIDCIAMNANDLVAAGVEPVAFVDYLAVEEPSEEFSEQVGDGLSAGAEEAGLALLGGETAVMPDVIDGLDLAGTCAGLSPKDATFDGEARPGDALVGFPSSGIHSNGLTLAREAVTRDHEYDDPFPPNPDRSIGEELLEPTRLYTYLLEPMREHGVRAAAHVTGGGWTNLERLGEHRYEITDPLPAQDVFEFVQREGNVADEEMHRTFNMGTGFVAAVPADRADALADATDGRVIGDVQEGDGVAIRGLEL
- a CDS encoding DUF2249 domain-containing protein, with amino-acid sequence MTRIDAREIPPVQRHDKIHEAFHDLESGETLTIVNDHEPKPLFYEMQAEIDAFDADNYEVEQRAPEEFVAKFPKK